A section of the Deinococcus aerolatus genome encodes:
- a CDS encoding E3 binding domain-containing protein: MEQIAPLAKILAEANGIEWQQLRGSGAGGTIVEQDILNYLSRIMSGEEEPPSTPVDEMPEGWTGDEQLPAGMFSAAQLSEAGIDSDIADFVTQVRSPEVPATPAAPSLSHDAMDFELDDEMDHLDAPLAAEPQPIATNWSFAPAQAQAEQPPYQPPYQPSAPAPEPAFPSLSAPEPVAAPEVHVPDVQVPDVHVPAASAPAETAAGGLSGLLSRLYRKDKEPEAAPPAPIPDLQPAAPTLGQHDLTFASTHQPPQPDLQPVAVSAPAVELDAPATDAPEMDTPDVAAAEVDLQAPAVDAPVIEAPAIEVPALEAPVAELPASEQVYAAELAEPELLAPEPQASESQAPALEAPEVKAAVVPGSVAASPAMPAAAVWFGTYLRRDARMGAAQELCAQLSEALDQNVSLAFLVARAARHHADALGLDLGSVALYGADGQDQPITGAALREALKAPHAAQDSAPDLLVTDAGALDVDELHFPHTLTLSVGRVQDGRSALSLNGDVDPTQGAQFLARVAGALEKPIALVL, from the coding sequence ATGGAACAGATTGCTCCGCTCGCCAAGATTCTGGCGGAAGCGAACGGTATTGAGTGGCAGCAGTTGCGGGGGTCCGGCGCGGGCGGCACCATCGTCGAGCAGGACATCCTGAACTACCTGTCACGCATCATGAGCGGCGAGGAAGAGCCGCCGTCCACCCCGGTTGACGAGATGCCCGAGGGCTGGACCGGCGACGAGCAGCTGCCCGCCGGGATGTTCAGCGCAGCTCAGCTCAGCGAGGCCGGGATCGACAGCGACATCGCTGACTTCGTCACGCAGGTCCGCTCGCCGGAGGTGCCCGCCACCCCGGCCGCGCCCAGCCTGAGCCACGACGCCATGGATTTCGAGCTTGACGACGAGATGGATCATCTGGACGCGCCGCTGGCTGCCGAGCCGCAGCCCATCGCCACCAACTGGTCCTTTGCCCCGGCACAGGCCCAGGCCGAACAGCCCCCCTACCAGCCCCCCTACCAGCCCTCCGCCCCGGCCCCCGAACCCGCCTTCCCCAGCCTGAGCGCTCCGGAACCCGTGGCCGCTCCAGAGGTCCATGTTCCGGACGTGCAGGTTCCGGACGTGCACGTGCCTGCCGCCAGCGCCCCTGCAGAGACTGCGGCTGGCGGCCTGAGCGGGCTGCTCTCGCGCCTGTACCGCAAGGACAAGGAGCCCGAGGCCGCGCCCCCCGCCCCGATCCCCGATCTCCAGCCTGCCGCGCCCACCCTGGGCCAGCACGACCTGACCTTTGCCTCCACCCACCAGCCCCCTCAGCCCGACCTCCAACCGGTTGCTGTCAGCGCTCCGGCTGTTGAGCTGGACGCGCCCGCAACGGACGCGCCAGAAATGGACACTCCCGACGTGGCCGCGGCCGAGGTGGACCTTCAGGCTCCAGCCGTCGACGCGCCGGTTATCGAAGCCCCGGCCATTGAGGTCCCGGCCCTCGAAGCGCCCGTGGCCGAACTGCCCGCTTCCGAGCAGGTCTACGCCGCCGAACTGGCCGAGCCGGAACTGCTGGCCCCCGAACCCCAGGCCTCTGAATCCCAGGCCCCCGCACTGGAAGCCCCGGAAGTGAAAGCCGCCGTGGTTCCCGGCTCCGTGGCCGCCAGCCCGGCCATGCCTGCCGCCGCCGTATGGTTCGGCACCTATCTGCGCCGCGACGCCCGGATGGGCGCGGCCCAGGAGCTGTGCGCGCAACTGTCCGAGGCGCTGGACCAGAACGTCTCGCTGGCGTTCCTGGTGGCCCGCGCCGCCCGGCACCACGCCGACGCGCTGGGACTGGACCTGGGCAGCGTGGCCCTGTACGGCGCCGACGGCCAGGATCAGCCCATCACAGGCGCGGCCCTGCGTGAGGCCCTGAAGGCCCCGCACGCCGCCCAGGACAGCGCCCCTGACCTGCTGGTCACCGACGCCGGAGCGCTGGACGTGGATGAGCTGCACTTCCCCCACACCCTGACCCTCAGCGTGGGCCGCGTTCAGGATGGCCGCTCCGCCCTGAGCCTCAACGGTGACGTGGATCCCACCCAGGGCGCACAGTTCCTGGCCCGCGTGGCCGGAGCCCTGGAAAAACCCATCGCCCTGGTGCTGTAA
- a CDS encoding DinB family protein → MTFCANDLAALLDEANHAPWESVRAALALIDGQPHPRVGWLTSHLTATKRDCWAQIAAATGAPAPDDAAGLTRLMAWEVDAARALSEEALHTRLTFSDGDMTVAEALRLNARHTAWHAGQIAALANPVRLA, encoded by the coding sequence ATGACCTTCTGCGCCAACGATCTGGCCGCCCTGCTGGACGAGGCCAACCACGCCCCCTGGGAAAGCGTGCGGGCGGCCCTGGCCCTGATCGACGGCCAGCCGCACCCGCGCGTGGGCTGGCTGACCAGCCACCTGACCGCCACCAAGCGCGACTGCTGGGCGCAGATTGCCGCCGCCACCGGCGCCCCCGCCCCCGACGACGCGGCCGGCCTGACCCGCCTGATGGCCTGGGAGGTGGACGCCGCCCGCGCCCTGAGCGAGGAGGCGCTGCACACCCGCCTGACCTTCAGCGACGGGGACATGACCGTGGCCGAGGCGCTGCGCCTGAATGCCCGCCACACCGCGTGGCACGCCGGACAGATCGCCGCGCTGGCGAACCCTGTCCGCCTGGCGTAG
- a CDS encoding metal-dependent transcriptional regulator yields MTARTPLSRSAEDYLKQLYVLGQSDRAQAERAAGGPGKVSTQALADALEVAPASVTGMLRKLTEQGLVSHAPYQGAALTAEGERVALEVLRHHRLLELFLHRALGVPLDEVHEEAERLEHALSERLEARIAAWLGDPTHDPHGDPIPTLEGEVPERAERRLSQLAAGDTGTVSRVPDTDAAQLRALVQAGLTPGVRLRILSVDAALGTLSAELLPSSGETAGGRLTLSLGVAAQVGLYAPDRSL; encoded by the coding sequence ATGACGGCCCGGACTCCCCTCTCGCGCTCCGCCGAGGATTACCTCAAGCAGCTGTACGTGCTGGGCCAGTCGGACCGGGCGCAGGCCGAACGCGCCGCCGGCGGGCCGGGCAAGGTCAGCACCCAGGCGCTGGCCGACGCGCTGGAGGTGGCCCCGGCCAGCGTGACCGGCATGCTGCGCAAGCTCACCGAGCAGGGGCTGGTGTCGCACGCGCCGTACCAGGGCGCGGCCCTGACCGCCGAGGGCGAGCGGGTGGCGCTGGAGGTGCTGAGGCACCACCGCCTGCTGGAGCTGTTTCTGCACCGCGCGCTGGGCGTGCCGCTGGACGAGGTCCATGAGGAAGCCGAGCGGCTGGAACACGCCCTGAGCGAGCGGCTCGAAGCCCGCATCGCCGCGTGGCTGGGCGATCCCACCCACGACCCGCACGGCGACCCCATTCCCACGCTGGAGGGCGAGGTGCCTGAACGCGCCGAGCGCCGCCTGTCACAGCTGGCAGCCGGAGATACCGGCACAGTCTCACGGGTGCCCGACACCGACGCGGCGCAGCTGCGCGCCCTGGTGCAGGCGGGCCTGACCCCCGGCGTGCGGCTGCGCATTCTGAGCGTGGACGCCGCGCTGGGCACCCTCAGCGCCGAGCTGCTGCCTTCAAGCGGGGAAACGGCAGGCGGGCGGCTCACGCTGTCGCTGGGGGTGGCGGCCCAGGTGGGCCTCTACGCGCCAGACCGATCTCTCTGA
- a CDS encoding RNA polymerase sigma factor gives MSDPPASNPTPFRVSAPDAPEVSGSHSADRHPAHLDPSDLELARQAVRDEAAFEMLVRRHAAGVYRLAAGLVGPGAADDVVQDVFIAVHRGLRGFRGQAAFSTWLHRITLNACHKALRGKGHPTVSLEGGPEPAAPHDPVRAGEQADLRARLAQALQTLPQDQREAVSLRELSGLDYAEIAAITGAELGTVKSRINRGRAALRAYLTRAGIRP, from the coding sequence TTGAGTGACCCCCCGGCCTCCAACCCAACCCCCTTCCGCGTGTCGGCCCCCGACGCGCCGGAAGTCTCCGGATCGCACTCTGCTGATCGGCACCCGGCCCACTTGGACCCCAGTGATCTGGAACTGGCCCGCCAGGCTGTGCGCGACGAGGCGGCCTTCGAGATGCTGGTGAGACGGCACGCCGCCGGGGTCTACCGTCTGGCCGCCGGTCTGGTGGGTCCGGGCGCGGCGGACGACGTGGTGCAGGACGTCTTTATCGCCGTTCACCGGGGGCTGAGAGGCTTCCGGGGCCAGGCGGCGTTCAGCACCTGGCTGCACCGCATCACGCTGAACGCCTGCCACAAGGCGCTCCGGGGCAAGGGTCACCCCACCGTGTCGCTGGAGGGCGGCCCCGAACCCGCTGCCCCCCACGATCCCGTCCGCGCCGGCGAGCAGGCTGACCTGCGGGCGCGGCTGGCCCAGGCCCTGCAGACCCTGCCGCAGGACCAGCGCGAGGCGGTCTCGCTGCGCGAACTGTCGGGGCTGGACTACGCCGAGATCGCCGCCATCACCGGGGCCGAACTGGGCACCGTCAAGAGCCGCATCAACCGGGGCCGCGCCGCGCTGCGGGCCTACCTGACCCGGGCCGGAATCAGACCGTGA
- a CDS encoding transcriptional regulator — MSGVWPRGLLLGLLALSGAAGASDADELLAALKRARMLEARGTVEVTVLFPPRDTPTRTAAALPRVTFRPALLARNFTVRGVGIEAVASRPAARFELIPKTGQAARWTLWIDQEWNIPLAYQESFPDGSVARRAAFVKVNARPVAVRVTLPSAPDGLRRALLTALPGLRLPAGIQPVEVRSRPGGGLEVSLTDGLNVFALVVASRAVRAAPGIASRRVGGGFVWLVGNLPQAALDSALAGVRRMDTAGLGTFLKADASNP, encoded by the coding sequence GTGAGCGGCGTGTGGCCCAGGGGCCTGCTGCTGGGCCTGCTGGCCCTGTCGGGCGCGGCCGGGGCCTCCGACGCCGACGAGTTGCTGGCCGCGCTGAAGCGGGCACGCATGCTGGAAGCGCGCGGCACGGTAGAGGTGACGGTGCTGTTCCCGCCGCGCGACACGCCCACCCGGACGGCGGCGGCGCTGCCGCGCGTGACGTTTCGCCCGGCCCTGCTGGCACGCAATTTTACCGTCAGGGGCGTGGGGATAGAGGCTGTCGCCAGCCGCCCTGCCGCCCGCTTCGAGCTGATTCCGAAAACCGGGCAGGCCGCCCGCTGGACGCTGTGGATCGATCAGGAATGGAACATTCCGCTGGCGTACCAAGAAAGCTTTCCGGACGGCAGCGTGGCCCGCCGCGCCGCGTTCGTGAAGGTCAATGCCAGACCCGTGGCGGTGCGGGTGACGCTGCCGTCCGCGCCTGACGGCCTGCGCCGCGCGCTGCTCACGGCCCTGCCGGGCCTGCGTCTGCCCGCCGGCATCCAGCCGGTGGAGGTCAGAAGCCGGCCCGGCGGCGGGCTGGAAGTCAGCCTGACCGATGGCCTGAACGTCTTTGCGCTGGTCGTTGCGTCCAGAGCCGTGCGCGCCGCGCCGGGCATCGCCTCGCGCCGGGTGGGGGGCGGGTTCGTGTGGCTGGTGGGCAACCTGCCGCAAGCTGCCCTGGACTCGGCGCTGGCCGGGGTCCGCCGCATGGACACGGCGGGCCTGGGAACTTTCCTGAAGGCCGACGCCTCTAACCCGTAG
- a CDS encoding DUF1800 domain-containing protein, with amino-acid sequence MSLTPHPHNLSPADAAHFLRRTAYGATDAQIRALVGQPARTVARNALNFDARTAPDNPFDPAVGATPGAMLQLTRAAWLFELMYGPHPLRERLALTWSNHFVIGTDKVKNHPALAAYLGLLRRHAAGSSFERFTLEVSQTPAMLRYLDNDRNKKGRPNENFSRELMELFTLGIGEPGKPNYTEQDVREGARALTGWSFEGGGNVKNTYLKPVSASFNPRQHDDGQKTYLGQTGRLDFGDVIRIAATHPQTAVFVSRKLHRAFVADTPDEAAVQGSAETFRRTGGNLGAVLEELLSSAAFYAPQHRASIIRGPVEYMVAAVRTLGQPRLEARQLLNLSQTAGRMGQILLQPDTVKGWDGGREWINDSTLLTRMQVAAALTLGGTAPPPGAVPGDLALFGSENGPVQAALNGLNPRQRLYLALVSPEFQLA; translated from the coding sequence GTGAGCCTGACCCCCCATCCCCACAACCTCAGCCCAGCGGACGCCGCGCATTTTCTGCGGCGCACCGCCTACGGCGCCACCGACGCCCAGATTCGCGCCCTGGTGGGTCAACCTGCCCGCACGGTGGCGAGAAATGCCCTGAACTTCGATGCCCGGACGGCCCCCGACAACCCGTTTGACCCGGCGGTGGGGGCCACCCCCGGCGCCATGCTGCAACTGACCCGCGCCGCGTGGCTGTTTGAATTGATGTACGGCCCGCACCCCCTGCGCGAGCGGCTGGCGCTGACCTGGAGCAACCATTTCGTGATCGGCACCGACAAGGTAAAGAACCACCCTGCCCTGGCCGCCTACCTGGGGCTGCTGCGCCGGCACGCGGCAGGAAGCAGTTTCGAGCGCTTCACGCTGGAGGTCTCGCAGACGCCTGCCATGCTGCGGTACCTGGACAACGACAGGAACAAGAAGGGCCGACCCAACGAGAACTTCTCCCGCGAGCTGATGGAACTGTTTACCCTTGGCATAGGCGAGCCCGGCAAGCCCAACTACACCGAACAGGACGTGCGCGAGGGCGCGCGGGCGCTGACCGGCTGGAGTTTCGAGGGCGGCGGCAACGTCAAGAACACCTATCTGAAGCCGGTGAGCGCCAGTTTCAATCCCAGACAGCACGACGACGGCCAGAAGACGTATCTGGGGCAGACCGGCAGGCTGGACTTCGGGGACGTGATTCGCATCGCCGCCACGCACCCGCAGACCGCCGTGTTCGTGTCGCGCAAGCTGCACCGCGCGTTTGTGGCTGACACGCCCGATGAGGCGGCCGTGCAGGGCAGCGCCGAAACCTTCCGCCGCACCGGCGGCAACCTCGGCGCGGTGCTGGAGGAACTGCTGTCCAGCGCCGCCTTTTACGCTCCCCAGCACCGTGCCAGCATCATCCGGGGGCCGGTGGAGTACATGGTGGCCGCAGTACGCACGCTGGGGCAGCCCCGGCTGGAGGCCCGGCAGCTGCTGAACCTGAGCCAGACGGCCGGCAGGATGGGTCAGATTCTGCTGCAGCCCGACACGGTCAAGGGCTGGGACGGCGGGCGCGAGTGGATCAACGACTCCACGCTGTTGACGCGCATGCAGGTGGCCGCCGCGTTGACGCTGGGCGGCACAGCCCCCCCGCCGGGTGCCGTGCCGGGCGACCTGGCGCTGTTCGGCAGCGAGAACGGCCCGGTGCAGGCTGCCCTGAACGGCCTGAACCCCAGACAGCGGCTGTATCTGGCGCTGGTCAGCCCCGAGTTTCAGCTGGCGTGA
- a CDS encoding DUF1501 domain-containing protein produces MPDRRDFLKLSALAVAATTGMPGFLARAAAQATGDRTLVVVQLTGGNDGLNTLVPYSNGAYYAARPSIAIPKRDVLTLTPDLGMHPALKPLMGLWDAGQLAWMENVGYPNPNRSHFASMAIWHTADPSQAGADGWIGRVAEKIGDPFCASNIGGTTPLALRADTFSLPSIERVDTFGVKLPQGLDGAFDAMLNAPRVGEADYLLRATRQMMKNTARVQQNVKKYRSGAAYPESRFAAQLQDAARLIAAGVGQRIIYVSLGGFDTHAGQRAEQDDLLATLAAGLAAFHADIQKQGLADRVVVMGFSEFGRRVAENASAGTDHGKGSVMFALGAGVRGGVHGSSPDLEDLSEGDIKYRQDFRGVYAEGLQKWLSLDARSILGGEFTGPGWVA; encoded by the coding sequence ATGCCCGACAGACGTGATTTTCTGAAACTTTCGGCCCTGGCCGTGGCCGCCACCACCGGCATGCCCGGCTTTCTGGCCCGCGCGGCGGCCCAGGCGACCGGCGACCGGACGCTGGTGGTGGTTCAACTGACCGGCGGCAACGACGGCCTGAACACCCTGGTGCCCTACAGCAACGGCGCGTACTACGCCGCGCGGCCCAGCATTGCCATTCCAAAAAGGGACGTGCTGACCCTGACGCCCGATCTGGGCATGCACCCCGCCTTAAAGCCGCTGATGGGCCTGTGGGACGCCGGACAGCTGGCCTGGATGGAAAACGTGGGCTACCCCAACCCCAACCGCTCCCACTTCGCCAGCATGGCGATCTGGCACACCGCCGACCCCAGCCAGGCCGGCGCCGACGGCTGGATCGGACGGGTGGCCGAGAAGATCGGCGATCCCTTCTGCGCTTCCAACATCGGCGGCACCACGCCGCTGGCGCTGCGGGCCGACACCTTCAGCCTGCCCAGCATCGAGCGGGTGGACACCTTCGGGGTCAAGCTGCCGCAGGGGCTGGACGGGGCCTTTGACGCCATGCTGAACGCGCCGCGTGTCGGCGAGGCCGACTACCTGCTGCGCGCCACCCGCCAGATGATGAAAAACACCGCGCGCGTGCAGCAGAATGTCAAAAAGTACAGGTCCGGCGCGGCCTATCCGGAAAGCCGCTTCGCCGCGCAGTTGCAGGACGCCGCCCGCCTGATTGCCGCCGGGGTGGGCCAGCGCATCATCTACGTGTCGCTGGGCGGCTTCGACACCCACGCTGGGCAGCGCGCCGAGCAGGACGACCTGCTGGCCACGCTGGCCGCCGGGCTGGCGGCCTTTCACGCCGACATCCAGAAGCAGGGGCTGGCTGACCGGGTGGTGGTCATGGGCTTTTCCGAGTTCGGTCGGCGGGTCGCCGAGAACGCCAGCGCCGGCACCGATCACGGCAAGGGCAGCGTGATGTTCGCGCTGGGCGCGGGCGTGCGCGGCGGTGTCCACGGCAGCAGCCCGGACCTGGAAGACCTGTCGGAAGGCGACATCAAGTACCGCCAGGACTTCCGGGGCGTGTACGCCGAGGGCCTTCAGAAGTGGCTGAGTCTGGACGCCCGCTCGATTCTGGGCGGCGAGTTCACGGGGCCGGGATGGGTGGCCTGA